In the Campylobacter sp. RM6914 genome, one interval contains:
- a CDS encoding Jag N-terminal domain-containing protein: protein MRIEASNLQEAFQKAATELKCSVTELDIKVIQHPSSGFLGFFKKNAIIEADIEKKSNHRQNDRHDERKKEQKHEKREHNLDKKHIENKKEDGRADKKEDKPKEERRRNGKNKKNKHSAQNGAKKSLSDKNNALAQDAFGVDISESKEEKPEYIIKRIDTPEVKPQKREQKDILDTSIIDNFNTDSNEAKVEEKEDKRQKNSINFDEILPIIKNDLTRLLNASCFSISKIEVSKFSDECLLIELDGDDAALLIGKEGYRYKAISYLLHNWLNTKYNLSIRLEIAEFLKNQEAMIDQYLTSIIERVQNTGKAQTKPLDGVLVKIALEKLRATFPEKYVGIKSNGSDKFVVVNDFFKK from the coding sequence CTGTGACCGAACTTGATATTAAAGTTATCCAACATCCAAGTTCCGGTTTTTTGGGTTTTTTTAAAAAAAATGCCATTATTGAAGCCGATATAGAAAAAAAGTCAAATCACAGACAAAATGATCGTCATGATGAGCGTAAAAAAGAGCAAAAACACGAAAAACGCGAGCATAATTTAGACAAAAAACATATCGAAAATAAAAAAGAAGACGGTAGAGCCGACAAAAAAGAGGACAAACCAAAAGAGGAACGCAGGCGTAACGGAAAAAATAAAAAAAATAAACACTCTGCACAAAATGGAGCAAAGAAAAGCTTAAGTGACAAAAATAACGCATTGGCACAGGATGCTTTTGGTGTGGATATCAGTGAAAGTAAAGAGGAAAAACCAGAATACATCATAAAACGTATCGACACTCCTGAAGTAAAGCCTCAAAAACGAGAGCAAAAAGATATCCTTGATACCTCTATAATTGATAATTTCAATACAGATAGTAATGAAGCTAAGGTTGAGGAAAAAGAGGATAAAAGACAAAAAAATAGTATAAATTTCGATGAAATTTTACCGATAATCAAAAATGATCTAACAAGACTTTTAAATGCTAGTTGCTTTAGTATAAGCAAGATAGAGGTTTCAAAATTTAGTGACGAATGTCTTCTTATCGAGCTTGACGGAGATGACGCAGCTCTACTTATCGGCAAAGAGGGTTATAGATACAAGGCTATATCATACTTGCTTCATAATTGGTTAAATACCAAATATAACTTATCTATCCGTCTTGAGATAGCTGAATTTTTGAAAAACCAAGAGGCTATGATAGATCAATACCTAACGTCGATAATAGAACGTGTGCAAAATACCGGCAAGGCTCAGACAAAGCCACTTGACGGCGTGTTGGTTAAGATAGCACTTGAGAAACTGCGCGCTACTTTCCCTGAAAAATATGTTGGAATAAAATCAAACGGTAGTGATAAATTTGTAGTTGTAAATGATTTCTTTAAAAAATGA
- the mnmE gene encoding tRNA uridine-5-carboxymethylaminomethyl(34) synthesis GTPase MnmE, translated as MISLKNETIAAIATANGIGSIGVIRLSGADALNISLKLTKKSELMPRMATLCKIYSLDGEFLDEAIMIYFKAPASFTGEDVVEFQMHGGYMVARMILNELLSAGARLARGGEFSHRAFLNDKMDLAKANAIQSLINAKSEGAVKILARQMRGDLSKYANELRAELVKTLAFVETSIDYADDDLPSDLMSQISEMLSQNHAKLERIVALSKSRQGLIEGFKIAIVGKPNVGKSSILNALLSYERAIISDEAGTTRDRIEENLNIGTHLVRIIDTAGIRKNAGNVENIGISYSLKAIEEADIVLAVFDGSNFKDEQDERILELVSDLNKKVFFVLNKSDLDIKFELELPDVLKISAKNSTELLVSEIEQYLNSQDSDEIILSSSMQINSCMDASNAIKRALELLNESELELFAYEINSAIKHISMITKPFERNEILDEMFSSFCLGK; from the coding sequence ATGATTTCTTTAAAAAATGAAACTATCGCCGCGATAGCAACGGCAAACGGTATCGGCTCAATAGGTGTGATCCGCTTAAGTGGAGCCGATGCGCTTAATATCTCTCTAAAACTTACTAAAAAATCAGAACTTATGCCTCGCATGGCAACATTGTGTAAAATTTACTCGCTTGATGGTGAATTTTTAGACGAAGCTATAATGATTTATTTTAAAGCTCCAGCTAGCTTTACTGGCGAAGACGTGGTTGAATTTCAAATGCATGGCGGATATATGGTTGCTCGCATGATCTTAAACGAGCTTTTGTCTGCCGGAGCTAGACTTGCTAGAGGCGGAGAATTTAGCCATAGGGCGTTTCTAAACGACAAGATGGATCTTGCTAAAGCAAATGCTATACAGTCGTTAATAAATGCAAAAAGTGAAGGCGCTGTTAAAATTCTTGCTCGTCAAATGAGAGGTGATCTGAGCAAATACGCAAATGAGCTTAGAGCAGAGCTCGTAAAAACTTTAGCATTTGTTGAGACAAGTATTGATTATGCCGATGATGATTTACCAAGTGATTTGATGAGTCAAATTTCAGAGATGTTAAGTCAAAATCACGCAAAATTAGAACGTATCGTTGCTCTTAGCAAAAGTCGTCAAGGCTTGATAGAGGGTTTTAAAATAGCAATAGTTGGCAAGCCAAATGTCGGCAAGAGTTCTATCTTAAATGCGCTCTTAAGCTATGAAAGAGCCATAATATCAGATGAGGCTGGTACTACTCGCGATAGGATAGAAGAAAATCTAAATATCGGAACGCATTTGGTGCGTATAATAGACACGGCAGGTATTCGTAAAAATGCCGGTAATGTCGAAAACATTGGCATTAGTTACTCTTTAAAGGCGATCGAAGAAGCGGATATCGTCTTGGCTGTTTTTGACGGGTCAAATTTTAAAGACGAGCAAGATGAGAGAATTTTAGAACTTGTCAGTGACTTAAATAAAAAAGTCTTTTTTGTTTTAAATAAAAGCGATTTAGATATTAAATTTGAGCTTGAGTTGCCAGATGTCTTAAAAATTTCAGCCAAAAATAGCACAGAGCTTCTTGTAAGCGAGATAGAACAATACTTAAACTCTCAAGATAGCGATGAAATAATACTAAGTTCAAGCATGCAAATAAACTCCTGCATGGATGCTTCTAATGCTATAAAAAGAGCATTAGAGTTGCTTAATGAGAGCGAACTTGAACTCTTTGCTTATGAGATAAATTCTGCCATAAAACACATAAGCATGATAACAAAACCTTTTGAGCGAAATGAAATTTTAGATGAAATGTTTAGTAGTTTTTGCTTAGGAAAATAA
- a CDS encoding NAD(P)H-dependent oxidoreductase, whose translation MKILLINGGKKFGHSEGRLNQTLHEVAKEHLRAMGHEIKECVIDAGYNIEEEIEKFLWMDVVIWQMPGWWMGEPWIVKKYMDDVFTAGHGKLYASDGRHRTAPTKDYGTGGLLNGKKHMLSLTWNAPIEAFTDKNEFFEGVGVDGVYLHFRKANEFLGIKPLESFICNDVIKMPDVSKFINDYKSHLSKIFG comes from the coding sequence ATGAAAATCTTACTTATAAACGGTGGAAAAAAATTTGGTCATTCAGAGGGTAGGCTTAACCAGACTTTGCATGAAGTAGCCAAAGAGCATTTACGCGCGATGGGACATGAGATAAAAGAGTGTGTGATCGACGCAGGTTATAATATAGAAGAAGAGATCGAGAAATTTTTATGGATGGATGTTGTGATCTGGCAGATGCCAGGCTGGTGGATGGGTGAGCCTTGGATAGTTAAAAAATACATGGATGATGTTTTCACAGCTGGTCATGGCAAATTGTATGCAAGTGATGGTCGTCATCGCACTGCGCCTACGAAGGATTACGGAACGGGCGGACTTTTAAACGGCAAAAAACACATGCTATCTCTTACTTGGAATGCACCTATTGAAGCCTTCACGGATAAAAATGAATTCTTTGAGGGAGTTGGAGTAGATGGCGTTTATCTGCATTTTAGAAAAGCAAATGAATTTTTAGGTATCAAACCTCTTGAGTCTTTTATCTGTAACGATGTTATCAAAATGCCTGATGTGTCAAAATTTATAAACGACTACAAAAGCCATCTAAGTAAAATTTTTGGTTAA